One Clostridia bacterium DNA window includes the following coding sequences:
- a CDS encoding MFS transporter — MENTTQAIEVKTYSRKERNAFLIGLMGQNMMYNVVGSCLMYFLQFTVLLPAMTVSTIFTIARIFDALNDPIMGTVVDRTRTKWGKCIPYLRIIPIPVMVISILCYVSFGFYGDGSKALDVGMTIWAAVTYILWGMIYTIGDIPLWGVTSLMTESEKDRNKILTAARIVAAIGGGAVMLSMQSMALGLGGTLSSALHISAMEGEKYGFLLTAAIISVVGTALFLFTGFGVKEHVASTTKKTSLKENVSIIVHNKPYMQILISGILGSTKMIIAIVAMTLVTYYYASKDALLAMVYLVLLGGGFFIGQFVFMGVTGALNKKFSKKTLYNWSNIISIIPYLAIFGAYALDPHHLNDAWWLVVCFVLFFIAGGSNGITTVLQSQMIADCVNYEEYQSGRRPDALFFSGQTFLVKLQNGLATIFCGIAYTVVHFSDSRVAEVNAFISAGGIPRLSTEYGSFMMILFFVISIPPAVGCLLTIIPTWKYALNDKEHARILNVLVKMRARIEQLNAMGVTEIDRKAIIAEIESGVEYADTEVANVEEEITAETPPDAEADDLETSSEESEIEETIVAQPTEEVAADDDGTDDKD, encoded by the coding sequence ATGGAAAACACAACGCAAGCGATAGAAGTCAAAACCTACTCCCGTAAGGAGCGGAACGCCTTCCTCATCGGTTTGATGGGGCAGAATATGATGTACAACGTGGTCGGCAGTTGCTTGATGTACTTCTTGCAGTTCACCGTGCTGTTGCCCGCCATGACCGTGTCTACCATCTTCACCATCGCGCGTATCTTCGACGCCCTCAACGATCCCATCATGGGCACGGTGGTCGACCGCACGCGTACCAAGTGGGGCAAGTGCATACCCTATCTGCGTATCATACCCATTCCCGTCATGGTCATCTCCATTTTGTGCTACGTGTCCTTCGGTTTCTACGGGGACGGCAGCAAGGCGTTGGACGTCGGTATGACCATTTGGGCGGCCGTGACGTACATACTGTGGGGTATGATCTACACCATCGGCGACATTCCTCTTTGGGGCGTCACCAGCTTGATGACCGAGAGCGAGAAAGACCGCAACAAGATATTGACGGCCGCGCGTATCGTGGCGGCCATCGGCGGCGGCGCGGTCATGCTGAGTATGCAGTCCATGGCCTTGGGCTTGGGCGGCACCTTGTCTTCCGCTTTGCACATTTCCGCGATGGAAGGCGAGAAGTACGGCTTCCTTTTGACGGCGGCCATTATTTCGGTCGTAGGCACGGCTTTGTTCCTCTTTACGGGCTTCGGCGTCAAGGAACACGTGGCGTCCACCACCAAGAAGACCTCGCTCAAGGAGAACGTGAGCATCATCGTGCACAACAAGCCCTATATGCAGATACTCATTTCGGGCATTTTGGGCAGCACCAAGATGATCATCGCCATCGTCGCCATGACCTTGGTCACCTATTACTATGCGTCCAAAGACGCGCTCTTGGCTATGGTGTACCTCGTCCTATTGGGAGGCGGCTTCTTCATCGGCCAATTCGTCTTTATGGGCGTGACGGGCGCACTCAACAAGAAGTTCAGCAAAAAAACGCTGTATAATTGGTCGAACATCATCAGCATCATTCCCTATCTCGCCATCTTCGGCGCGTACGCACTGGATCCGCACCACCTCAACGATGCTTGGTGGTTGGTGGTGTGCTTCGTGCTCTTCTTCATCGCGGGCGGCTCCAACGGTATCACCACCGTGTTGCAGTCCCAGATGATCGCCGACTGCGTCAACTACGAGGAGTACCAGAGCGGCAGACGGCCCGACGCGTTGTTCTTCTCGGGGCAGACCTTCCTCGTCAAGTTGCAGAACGGTTTGGCCACCATCTTTTGCGGTATCGCCTACACCGTCGTGCACTTCTCGGACAGCCGTGTGGCCGAGGTCAACGCCTTTATTTCGGCGGGCGGTATACCCAGACTTTCCACCGAGTACGGCAGTTTTATGATGATATTGTTCTTCGTCATATCCATTCCGCCTGCCGTGGGATGCTTGCTGACCATCATTCCCACTTGGAAATACGCTCTCAACGATAAAGAGCACGCCCGCATCCTCAACGTGCTGGTCAAAATGCGTGCGCGTATCGAGCAACTCAACGCAATGGGCGTGACCGAAATAGACCGCAAGGCCATCATCGCCGAGATAGAGTCGGGCGTCGAGTACGCGGACACCGAGGTAGCGAACGTCGAAGAGGAGATAACCGCAGAAACGCCTCCCGATGCGGAAGCGGACGACTTGGAAACGTCTTCCGAAGAGAGCGAAATCGAAGAAACCATCGTAGCGCAACCGACCGAGGAAGTCGCCGCAGACGACGACGGAACGGACGACAAAGACTAA
- a CDS encoding leucine-rich repeat domain-containing protein, which yields MKKIIVALLVMAILASLSVGLFGCADEDKSITSGDWKYIELEDGTISLVSYVGTASAVVVPLAVDGKTVSQIEQGLFLSVNDGSSSRRMREVYQNNELVRSVTFAAPIKEIPARTFYMCAALEWVALPDTCESIGDFAFYGCSSLTAIELPTACKAIGAYCFRQCEKLQNVYIHNAVDATLPPKLGDKCFFMVNNGSSKDDQYYVIPDLKIWVDNISVFDENVIKEERKKSHTNDYKYWLDYMPDEDHKDRNYIFAANH from the coding sequence ATGAAGAAAATCATCGTAGCATTGCTCGTCATGGCGATTTTGGCCTCGCTGTCGGTCGGCCTGTTCGGTTGCGCCGACGAGGACAAATCGATTACTTCGGGCGATTGGAAGTATATCGAATTGGAGGACGGCACCATATCCCTCGTTTCGTACGTCGGCACCGCCTCCGCCGTAGTAGTCCCGCTCGCCGTGGACGGCAAAACCGTTTCGCAAATCGAGCAGGGCTTGTTCCTCAGCGTCAACGACGGCTCTTCGAGCCGCAGAATGCGCGAGGTGTACCAAAACAACGAGCTCGTGCGTTCGGTCACGTTCGCCGCGCCCATCAAGGAAATTCCCGCGCGTACTTTCTATATGTGCGCCGCGTTGGAATGGGTGGCCTTGCCCGATACGTGCGAGTCCATCGGCGACTTCGCCTTTTACGGTTGTTCGTCCTTGACCGCCATCGAATTGCCCACCGCCTGCAAGGCGATAGGCGCTTATTGCTTCCGCCAATGTGAGAAACTCCAAAACGTCTATATCCACAATGCGGTGGACGCTACGTTGCCCCCGAAGCTCGGCGACAAATGCTTCTTCATGGTCAATAACGGCTCGTCCAAGGACGATCAATACTACGTCATTCCCGATTTGAAGATATGGGTGGACAATATTTCGGTCTTTGACGAGAACGTCATCAAGGAAGAACGCAAAAAGAGTCACACCAACGACTACAAATATTGGTTGGACTATATGCCCGACGAGGACCACAAGGACCGCAATTACATATTTGCGGCGAATCACTAA
- a CDS encoding type IV pilus twitching motility protein PilT, which yields MDYSMKDLLRASITYKASDLHITVGVPPMFRINGTFKKYPKEPLTGEDSANLIGSIMSPDQKDRLQKVGEVDFSIAFGGFRFRVNAYSQKGFMAAALRMINNTMRSFAELGLPDTFRQLCMKTRGLILVTGPTGSGKSTTLASMIDYININRSAHIITIEDPIEYFHSHKKSIVNQREIGQDTRSFGDALRAALRQDPDIIQVGEMRDLVTISTALTAAETGHLVLSTLHTNNAANTIDRIVDVFPSHQQGQIRYQLSNVLVAVISQQLLVRKDGTGRVAALEVLLQHSSISALIREGKTHQIDNAIHTNTNLGMCLMDRSLANLYKQGVVDYNEAYSHCIDPKDFKLKASE from the coding sequence ATGGACTATTCTATGAAAGACTTGTTGCGTGCGAGCATCACCTACAAGGCGTCCGACTTGCACATTACCGTGGGCGTTCCGCCTATGTTCCGTATCAACGGCACTTTCAAAAAATATCCCAAAGAGCCGCTGACGGGCGAGGACTCCGCCAACCTGATCGGCTCCATCATGAGCCCCGACCAAAAGGATAGATTGCAAAAGGTGGGCGAGGTGGACTTCAGTATCGCTTTTGGCGGTTTCCGCTTCCGTGTCAACGCCTATTCGCAAAAGGGATTTATGGCGGCGGCTTTGCGTATGATCAACAACACCATGCGTTCCTTCGCCGAGTTGGGCTTGCCCGACACCTTCCGTCAGTTGTGTATGAAGACGAGAGGTCTCATCTTGGTCACGGGGCCTACCGGCAGCGGTAAGTCCACCACGTTGGCCAGCATGATCGACTACATCAATATCAATCGCTCGGCGCATATCATCACCATCGAGGATCCTATCGAATATTTCCATTCGCACAAGAAGTCCATCGTCAACCAACGCGAGATCGGGCAGGATACGCGCTCCTTCGGCGACGCGCTGCGTGCGGCTTTGCGTCAGGACCCCGACATTATTCAGGTAGGTGAGATGCGTGACCTCGTCACCATTTCCACCGCGTTGACCGCCGCCGAGACGGGCCACTTAGTGCTGTCTACTTTGCACACCAACAACGCCGCCAACACCATCGACCGTATCGTGGACGTGTTCCCCTCGCACCAGCAGGGGCAGATCCGCTATCAGTTGTCCAACGTTTTGGTGGCCGTCATTTCTCAGCAACTCTTGGTGCGCAAAGACGGCACGGGGCGCGTGGCCGCCTTGGAAGTCTTGTTGCAGCACTCGTCCATTTCCGCGCTTATCCGCGAGGGCAAGACGCACCAGATCGACAACGCCATTCACACCAATACCAATCTGGGTATGTGCTTGATGGATCGTTCGCTCGCCAATCTGTACAAGCAGGGCGTCGTGGATTACAACGAGGCCTATTCTCATTGTATCGATCCCAAGGATTTCAAACTCAAAGCTTCCGAGTAG
- a CDS encoding type II toxin-antitoxin system PemK/MazF family toxin, whose product MVKRGDIYYADLSPVVGSEQGGVRPVLIVQNDIGNRYSPTVIAAAVTSRLGKTKLPTHIEISSGVGGLDKDSVVLLEQIRTLDKRRLREKIGELSGEEMRAVNQGLLISLGFFAD is encoded by the coding sequence ATGGTCAAGAGAGGAGATATATATTATGCCGACCTTAGCCCCGTCGTGGGCAGCGAGCAGGGCGGAGTGCGCCCCGTGCTAATCGTGCAGAACGATATCGGCAATCGCTATTCGCCGACGGTCATCGCCGCGGCCGTGACGTCGAGGCTCGGCAAGACCAAACTGCCGACGCATATCGAGATATCCTCGGGCGTGGGCGGATTGGATAAGGACTCGGTGGTGCTTCTCGAGCAGATCCGCACGCTCGACAAACGCCGCCTGCGCGAAAAAATCGGCGAATTGTCAGGCGAGGAAATGCGCGCCGTCAACCAAGGCCTTTTGATCAGTCTGGGTTTCTTCGCCGATTGA
- a CDS encoding RluA family pseudouridine synthase, translated as MNYTYDKLNIVYEDNHLLVVVKPQGVPSQEDKSGDADMLTLLKQYLKEKYNKPGNVYLGLVHRLDRPTGGVMVFAKTDKAASRLSDSIKCDEFEKKYLTVVVGEPKEKNGRLEDYLYKYENLNIVKVVPAATQGAKRSVLAYNTLATKTVSYGPTEGEGESATQKSAKFSLLKVQLETGRSHQIRVQLANIGTPLVGDAKYGVMKSKNATPLALWAYELKFPHPVTKDLMMFRVYPDVTTPPWSWFDVDGILKVTIRD; from the coding sequence ATGAATTATACTTACGACAAACTCAATATCGTCTACGAAGACAATCATTTGCTCGTAGTGGTCAAGCCGCAAGGCGTGCCTTCGCAAGAGGACAAGTCGGGCGACGCGGATATGCTCACGCTGCTCAAGCAGTACCTCAAAGAGAAGTACAACAAGCCCGGCAACGTCTACTTGGGGCTGGTGCACCGTCTCGATCGTCCCACGGGCGGCGTGATGGTCTTTGCCAAGACGGACAAGGCGGCTTCGCGTTTGTCGGACAGCATCAAATGCGACGAGTTCGAGAAGAAATATTTGACCGTGGTCGTAGGCGAGCCCAAAGAGAAGAACGGCAGATTGGAAGACTACTTGTACAAATACGAGAATCTCAATATCGTCAAAGTAGTGCCCGCCGCCACCCAAGGCGCCAAGCGCTCGGTTTTGGCGTACAACACCTTGGCCACCAAGACCGTTTCGTACGGGCCGACCGAGGGAGAAGGGGAGTCCGCCACGCAAAAGAGCGCCAAGTTCAGCCTGCTCAAAGTGCAGTTGGAGACGGGGCGCAGCCATCAAATTCGCGTGCAGTTGGCCAATATCGGCACGCCTTTGGTCGGCGACGCCAAGTACGGCGTGATGAAGTCCAAAAACGCCACGCCTTTGGCCTTGTGGGCCTACGAACTCAAGTTCCCCCATCCCGTCACCAAGGATTTGATGATGTTTCGGGTGTATCCCGACGTCACTACGCCGCCTTGGTCTTGGTTTGACGTGGACGGCATACTCAAAGTGACCATTCGCGATTAG
- a CDS encoding class I SAM-dependent methyltransferase, with translation MKQATDWQDYQVIATGDGLKLERWGKDVYLLRPDPQVIWHQRQDLERFPKLSARYVAEGKIGEKWEIIRPIPDSFNVSWRNLRFSLKLTKGFKHTGLFPEQAVNWDRMGQLIRGAGRSVNVLNLFAYTGGATLACLEAGASVTHVDAATAMVARAKENAALSGLSDKPCRYIIDDCIKFVQREIRRGKRYDAIIMDPPSFGRGPSGELWKIEQQLDDLLTLTEGVLSDTPLFFHINSYTTGLQPTVIKNLLNLHFAQKGGVATAYEVTLPTLEGIDLPCGCSGLMTF, from the coding sequence ATGAAACAGGCCACCGATTGGCAAGATTATCAAGTCATAGCCACGGGCGACGGACTGAAACTCGAACGGTGGGGCAAGGACGTCTATCTCTTGCGCCCCGATCCGCAGGTCATTTGGCACCAGCGGCAGGACCTCGAGCGCTTCCCCAAATTGTCCGCACGGTACGTCGCCGAGGGCAAAATAGGGGAGAAGTGGGAGATCATTCGCCCCATACCCGACAGTTTCAACGTATCTTGGCGCAATTTGCGCTTTTCGCTCAAACTGACCAAGGGCTTCAAACACACGGGACTATTTCCCGAGCAGGCCGTCAATTGGGACAGGATGGGCCAATTGATACGCGGGGCCGGGCGGAGCGTCAACGTCCTCAATTTGTTCGCCTATACGGGCGGTGCGACTTTGGCTTGCCTCGAAGCTGGGGCCTCGGTGACGCACGTGGACGCGGCCACGGCCATGGTGGCACGCGCCAAAGAAAACGCCGCGTTGAGCGGATTGTCCGACAAGCCTTGCCGCTATATCATCGACGACTGTATCAAGTTCGTCCAACGGGAGATACGCCGAGGCAAGCGGTATGACGCCATCATTATGGATCCGCCCAGCTTCGGCAGAGGGCCTTCGGGTGAACTGTGGAAGATAGAGCAGCAACTCGACGACTTGCTCACGCTCACCGAGGGCGTGCTGTCGGATACGCCTCTCTTTTTCCACATCAATTCGTACACGACGGGTTTGCAACCCACGGTTATCAAAAATCTTCTCAATCTACACTTTGCCCAAAAAGGGGGCGTCGCCACGGCGTACGAAGTGACGTTGCCCACCCTGGAAGGCATAGACCTACCCTGCGGATGCAGCGGACTGATGACGTTTTGA
- a CDS encoding isoleucine--tRNA ligase, with amino-acid sequence MYDKVDTSLDFCSREKDIIEFWKENDVFKKSVRQNEGKPEYGFYDGPPTANGKPHIGHILTRVMKDIIPRYRTMKGYHVERKAGWDTHGLPVELEVEKALGIDGKQEIERYGIEPFIKKCKESVWKYKNEWERMSERVGYWADMDNPYVTYEDNYIESVWWAVKQIDQKGMLYKGHKIVPYCPRCGTAISSHEVAQGYKDVEERSVYVRFAVKGEENVYFLAWTTTPWTLPSNVALCMHADIDYVRIHTEACDYILAEALVGSLFEEGSYTVVDKRKGKDYEYAEYEPLFPYYKGSEKAFFVTNADYVTTTDGTGIVHIAPAFGEDDSKVGRQYNLPFVKFVDEAGKLTAEVTEYAGMFVKDADKFIIKDLRASGKLVKDAMYKHSYPFCWRCDTPLIYYARSGWFIRMSDVRDKLVANNDTVNWMPPTIGSGRMGNFLENAMDWAVSRERYWGTPLPVWICDKCGKKHVVGSREELRTLGGLQKDIELHRPYIDQVTWGCECGGTMRRVKEVMDCWFDSGSMPFAQLHYPFENKDKFALTFPTDFISEAVDQTRGWFYTLEAISTLLFDKAPFKNCIVLGHVCDKDGIKMSKHKGNVIDPWSVLDKQGADAVRWYFYTASMPWLPSRFHPDNVNESQRKFMGTLWNTYAFFVLYADIDGFDPTQHDLEKCKLAQIDRWILSLLNTLVKEVDQDLDAYKITESARAIQDFVDSLSNWYVRRSRERYWGKTMTEDKEAAYCTLYHVLVTLSKLLAPFTPFMAESIYRNLVCNFDKTAPISVHLTEYPAYCERYVDRALEEDMAFVADAVLLGRACRNKSNIKNRQPLATIYLSSVYKLQNDGMLDIAADELNVKQVVLLGEDNDLVTYEIKPQLKTLGPKYGKNLGKVRAYLASAGKELVKAVQHGNTFRTEYEGVTIELNEEDLLINTSSKAGYVAESDDRITVVLDTNVTPELVEEGIERELISKIQNMRKEAGFEVVDHIHVGLVADEALFAIAKRGKLAAVVLADVVDDRLDGYEKQFDVAGYDVTVSVAKV; translated from the coding sequence ATGTACGACAAAGTAGACACTTCACTCGACTTTTGCTCGCGTGAAAAAGACATCATCGAGTTTTGGAAAGAGAACGACGTCTTCAAAAAGAGCGTCCGACAAAACGAAGGCAAGCCCGAATACGGCTTTTACGACGGGCCTCCCACGGCCAACGGCAAGCCGCATATCGGCCATATTTTGACGCGCGTCATGAAGGATATCATTCCCCGCTACCGCACGATGAAGGGCTACCACGTCGAACGAAAAGCGGGTTGGGATACGCACGGTTTGCCTGTGGAACTCGAGGTGGAAAAGGCCTTGGGCATCGACGGCAAGCAGGAGATCGAGCGCTACGGCATCGAGCCGTTTATCAAGAAGTGCAAAGAGAGCGTCTGGAAGTACAAGAACGAGTGGGAGCGCATGAGCGAACGCGTCGGTTATTGGGCGGACATGGACAATCCCTACGTCACCTACGAGGACAATTATATCGAGTCGGTGTGGTGGGCGGTCAAGCAGATCGACCAAAAGGGTATGCTCTACAAGGGGCACAAGATCGTTCCCTATTGCCCCCGTTGCGGCACCGCCATCAGTTCGCACGAAGTGGCGCAGGGCTACAAAGACGTGGAGGAACGCTCGGTGTACGTGCGTTTCGCCGTCAAGGGAGAGGAGAACGTCTACTTCCTCGCTTGGACGACCACGCCGTGGACGTTGCCCAGCAACGTGGCTCTGTGTATGCACGCCGACATCGACTACGTGCGCATTCATACCGAAGCGTGCGATTATATTCTCGCCGAGGCCTTGGTCGGCTCGCTGTTCGAAGAGGGTAGTTATACCGTCGTGGACAAGCGCAAAGGCAAGGACTACGAGTATGCCGAGTACGAGCCTTTGTTCCCCTACTACAAGGGGAGCGAAAAGGCGTTCTTCGTCACCAACGCCGACTACGTCACCACGACGGACGGCACGGGCATCGTGCATATCGCGCCCGCCTTCGGCGAGGACGACAGCAAGGTGGGCCGTCAATACAACCTGCCTTTCGTCAAATTCGTGGACGAAGCGGGCAAGTTGACCGCAGAAGTCACCGAATACGCGGGTATGTTCGTCAAAGACGCCGACAAGTTCATCATCAAGGACTTGCGCGCCTCGGGCAAATTGGTCAAGGACGCCATGTACAAGCACAGTTATCCCTTCTGCTGGCGCTGTGACACTCCGCTCATCTATTACGCCCGTAGCGGTTGGTTCATTCGCATGAGCGACGTGAGGGACAAATTGGTCGCCAACAACGATACCGTCAATTGGATGCCCCCCACCATCGGCTCGGGGCGTATGGGCAACTTCCTCGAGAACGCCATGGATTGGGCGGTATCGCGCGAGCGCTATTGGGGCACGCCCCTTCCGGTGTGGATCTGCGACAAGTGCGGCAAGAAGCACGTCGTGGGTTCGCGCGAGGAGTTGCGCACCTTGGGCGGTCTTCAAAAGGATATCGAATTGCACCGTCCCTACATCGACCAAGTGACCTGGGGTTGCGAATGCGGCGGCACGATGCGCCGCGTCAAAGAGGTGATGGACTGTTGGTTCGATAGCGGCAGTATGCCTTTCGCCCAACTGCACTATCCCTTCGAAAACAAGGACAAATTCGCGCTGACCTTCCCCACCGATTTCATTTCGGAAGCCGTGGACCAGACGCGCGGTTGGTTCTACACCCTCGAAGCCATCTCGACCTTGCTGTTTGACAAAGCGCCTTTCAAAAATTGTATCGTATTGGGGCACGTCTGCGACAAGGACGGCATCAAGATGAGCAAGCACAAGGGCAACGTCATCGATCCGTGGTCCGTCTTGGACAAGCAGGGCGCGGACGCCGTCAGATGGTATTTCTACACGGCCAGCATGCCTTGGTTGCCTTCGCGCTTCCATCCCGACAACGTCAACGAGTCCCAACGCAAGTTTATGGGCACTTTGTGGAACACCTACGCGTTCTTCGTGCTGTATGCCGATATCGACGGCTTCGATCCCACCCAACACGACCTCGAGAAGTGCAAGTTGGCGCAGATCGATCGTTGGATTCTGTCCCTCTTGAACACCCTCGTCAAAGAGGTTGACCAAGACCTCGACGCCTACAAAATCACCGAGAGCGCCCGCGCCATTCAGGACTTCGTGGACAGCCTCAGCAATTGGTACGTGCGCCGTTCGCGCGAGCGTTATTGGGGCAAGACCATGACCGAGGACAAAGAGGCCGCCTATTGCACTTTGTACCACGTGTTGGTCACCTTGTCCAAGCTGTTGGCACCCTTCACGCCCTTTATGGCCGAGAGCATCTACCGCAATTTGGTGTGCAATTTCGACAAGACCGCGCCCATCAGCGTGCATTTGACCGAATACCCCGCCTATTGCGAGCGTTACGTCGACCGCGCTTTGGAAGAGGATATGGCCTTCGTGGCCGACGCCGTTTTGTTGGGCCGCGCCTGCCGCAACAAGTCCAATATCAAAAACAGGCAACCCCTTGCCACCATCTACCTGTCTTCGGTCTACAAATTGCAGAACGACGGTATGCTGGATATCGCCGCGGACGAGCTCAACGTCAAGCAGGTGGTGCTGTTGGGCGAGGATAACGACCTCGTCACCTACGAGATCAAGCCGCAACTCAAGACTTTGGGCCCCAAATACGGCAAGAATTTGGGCAAAGTACGCGCCTATCTCGCTTCGGCGGGCAAGGAATTGGTCAAGGCCGTTCAGCACGGCAATACCTTCCGCACCGAGTACGAGGGCGTGACCATCGAACTCAACGAGGAGGACTTGCTCATCAATACGTCCAGCAAGGCGGGCTACGTGGCCGAAAGCGACGACCGTATCACGGTGGTGCTGGATACCAACGTCACGCCCGAATTGGTGGAGGAGGGCATCGAGCGCGAACTCATCAGCAAGATTCAGAATATGCGCAAAGAGGCGGGCTTCGAAGTTGTCGACCATATCCATGTTGGTTTGGTGGCTGACGAAGCGTTGTTTGCCATCGCCAAGCGCGGCAAGTTGGCCGCCGTGGTGTTGGCCGATGTCGTGGATGACCGTCTCGACGGCTACGAGAAGCAATTCGACGTGGCGGGTTACGACGTCACCGTATCGGTCGCCAAGGTATGA
- the ispG gene encoding flavodoxin-dependent (E)-4-hydroxy-3-methylbut-2-enyl-diphosphate synthase, whose product MTRRFDIKTVPIGGGAPVTVQSMTNTRTADFDATLSQVNRLYRAGADIVRVTLNERGAVESFRRLCAESPVPIVADIHFDYRLALAAVEAGAAKVRVNPGNLQGEDHVKAVAEACVAKGIGVRIGVNAGSLPTDATGDTLAEKMVTVALDEARQFEKYGLKDICLSVKSSNAKTTFDAYMALHDRADYPLHLGVTEAGAGESALAKSYSAIGGLLLSGVGDTIRVSLTADPVEEVKAGVELLRAVGLRRDFVNVISCPTCGRTEFDVVAVAAQVRDLTKDIRKPLTVAVMGCVVNGLGEGKEADLGIAGGRERSVLFVKGEKVGTVDNADVLVTLRRYIEEMTNG is encoded by the coding sequence ATGACGAGAAGATTCGATATCAAGACCGTACCCATAGGCGGGGGCGCCCCCGTTACCGTGCAGAGTATGACCAATACCCGCACGGCGGACTTTGACGCCACCTTGTCCCAAGTCAATCGTCTGTACCGAGCTGGCGCGGATATCGTCCGCGTGACGCTCAACGAACGCGGGGCGGTGGAGTCTTTCCGCAGGCTGTGCGCCGAGAGCCCCGTGCCCATCGTGGCGGACATTCATTTCGACTATCGGCTGGCGTTGGCCGCCGTAGAGGCGGGCGCGGCCAAGGTGCGCGTCAACCCCGGCAATCTGCAAGGGGAAGATCACGTCAAGGCGGTGGCCGAAGCGTGCGTCGCCAAAGGCATAGGCGTGCGTATAGGCGTCAACGCAGGCTCTTTGCCCACCGATGCTACGGGCGATACCCTTGCCGAGAAAATGGTAACGGTCGCCCTCGACGAGGCGCGCCAGTTTGAAAAATACGGATTGAAAGATATTTGCCTGTCCGTCAAATCTTCTAACGCCAAGACTACGTTCGACGCCTATATGGCGCTCCACGACCGCGCGGATTATCCCTTGCACTTGGGCGTTACCGAGGCGGGCGCGGGCGAGTCGGCCTTGGCCAAGTCCTATTCGGCCATCGGCGGCTTGCTCTTGTCGGGCGTGGGCGATACCATTCGCGTGAGCCTGACGGCCGACCCCGTCGAAGAGGTCAAAGCGGGCGTCGAATTGTTGCGTGCGGTGGGGCTTAGGCGCGATTTCGTCAACGTCATTTCCTGCCCGACGTGCGGCAGGACGGAGTTCGACGTGGTGGCGGTAGCCGCCCAAGTGCGCGACCTTACCAAGGATATCCGCAAGCCCTTGACTGTGGCCGTGATGGGTTGCGTGGTCAATGGCTTGGGCGAGGGCAAAGAGGCCGACCTCGGCATTGCGGGCGGCCGCGAAAGATCCGTGCTGTTCGTCAAAGGCGAAAAGGTGGGCACAGTCGACAACGCCGACGTGCTCGTTACCTTGCGGCGCTATATCGAGGAGATGACCAATGGATAG